A single genomic interval of Mucilaginibacter boryungensis harbors:
- a CDS encoding LamG domain-containing protein: protein MKFTKIYKGGSFLLLALAVITWSSCKKDGNPNKLPGVSTDTYVGKVDGFNTSEEIYPANLVAYWSFDNTVNEKLSSTAPTTSVGNTFITAGVRGQALALNNGYLYYASQFNAFKVAALKSFTISAWVQILNNGSKKTMLFQLARPGIFNGNINFVLETNSRAATVTDAITIHPTFTGQNGGTQDNLNTANGTFPFLSPKIGANVWAHMVITYDAATGIFQIWGNGLKIGVPAFQSRGTGTTLFNSFEPSEVIFGGNYNVIPGKTVSTDTSFGAMTGSIDEVRIYNTVLPDAYIISLYKLGLAGK from the coding sequence ATGAAATTCACAAAAATATATAAAGGCGGCTCTTTTTTATTGCTGGCATTGGCTGTAATAACCTGGTCGTCATGCAAAAAAGATGGCAATCCCAACAAATTGCCTGGTGTATCAACTGATACCTATGTGGGCAAGGTTGATGGCTTTAATACCTCTGAAGAGATTTACCCGGCAAACCTGGTGGCCTACTGGAGTTTTGACAATACCGTTAACGAAAAGTTAAGCAGTACCGCACCTACAACATCGGTTGGCAATACTTTTATTACCGCCGGCGTAAGGGGACAGGCCTTGGCCTTAAACAATGGTTATTTATATTATGCCAGCCAGTTTAACGCTTTTAAGGTGGCGGCTTTAAAAAGCTTCACGATTAGTGCCTGGGTACAGATATTAAATAATGGATCAAAAAAAACCATGTTATTTCAACTGGCACGCCCGGGTATTTTCAATGGTAATATCAACTTTGTGTTAGAAACAAATTCAAGGGCTGCTACGGTTACCGATGCCATTACGATACACCCAACCTTTACTGGTCAAAACGGCGGTACACAGGATAACCTAAACACCGCCAACGGAACTTTTCCCTTTCTTTCGCCCAAAATTGGGGCAAATGTTTGGGCGCATATGGTTATCACTTATGATGCTGCCACCGGTATCTTCCAAATATGGGGTAATGGGCTAAAAATTGGTGTCCCCGCTTTCCAAAGCCGCGGCACAGGTACCACGCTGTTCAATTCGTTTGAGCCAAGTGAGGTAATTTTCGGCGGTAATTATAATGTTATCCCGGGCAAAACAGTATCCACCGATACCAGCTTCGGCGCCATGACGGGGAGTATTGATGAAGTGAGGATATACAACACGGTGCTGCCTGATGCTTATATCATATCGTTATACAAATTAGGCCTTGCCGGAAAATAA
- a CDS encoding RagB/SusD family nutrient uptake outer membrane protein produces the protein MKNLNKKQKYLGMAVLAMLMISSNFGCRKFLDTQRQGEYYAENYPYPGSSGPYDQYLFAAYNNLRAYNVHVAAFFLSTSVRSDDADKGSTPSDGGADAISMDNFPVLPTNGFVNDMWNGYFTLITNCNITIDQVHNATTIVATDQQKILAEAEARFLRGYAYFNMVRFWGRVPLVDKPVTVSGSNLPQSTAAQIYTFIESDLTFAAANLPLSWDKKFVGRITSGAANGLLAKVYLTEQKWAQAATAATVVMNSGQYDLSTPYDKIFGESGENSKESVFEVQATASFATKTANGIQNAQYQGVRDGGVWNLGFGWNVPNDNLAAAYEPNDPRYARTFLLRSTATTTYKTVYGENTATTWINPAYNHKMYTNPSFRALYGDNSGWWMNMRILRYADVVLMFAEAANESGNTAGAVTALNSVRTRARGTAAATVLPNITSTDPAVVREAIRHERRIELAMEHDRFFDIVRWGISQSAMSSAGKTNFLASRDNLLPIPQTQIDLSKGVLTQNPGY, from the coding sequence ATGAAAAATCTTAACAAAAAACAAAAGTATCTGGGTATGGCGGTATTGGCTATGCTGATGATATCTTCAAACTTCGGCTGTAGAAAATTCCTGGATACGCAAAGGCAAGGCGAGTACTATGCCGAAAATTATCCTTATCCGGGCAGTTCAGGCCCCTATGATCAATATCTGTTTGCAGCCTATAATAATTTACGTGCCTATAATGTACACGTAGCCGCGTTTTTCCTATCTACCAGTGTGCGCAGTGATGACGCAGATAAAGGCAGCACCCCAAGTGATGGCGGCGCAGATGCGATCAGTATGGATAACTTTCCGGTGCTGCCAACTAATGGTTTTGTAAACGATATGTGGAATGGCTATTTTACATTAATTACTAATTGCAATATAACCATAGACCAGGTACACAATGCCACCACAATTGTTGCTACCGACCAGCAAAAAATATTAGCCGAAGCCGAAGCAAGGTTTTTACGGGGCTATGCTTACTTTAACATGGTGCGTTTTTGGGGAAGGGTGCCTTTGGTAGATAAACCGGTAACCGTTTCAGGCTCAAATTTACCACAAAGCACGGCGGCGCAGATCTACACCTTTATTGAAAGCGACCTGACTTTTGCCGCAGCTAATTTGCCATTAAGCTGGGATAAAAAATTTGTTGGCCGTATTACTTCCGGTGCTGCTAATGGGTTATTAGCCAAAGTTTATCTTACCGAGCAAAAATGGGCACAGGCCGCTACTGCCGCAACCGTAGTGATGAACAGCGGGCAATATGATTTATCTACACCTTACGATAAAATATTTGGCGAATCGGGGGAGAATAGTAAAGAATCGGTTTTTGAAGTACAGGCCACAGCCAGCTTTGCCACTAAAACTGCTAACGGCATCCAAAATGCGCAATACCAGGGTGTTAGGGATGGCGGAGTTTGGAACCTGGGGTTTGGTTGGAATGTGCCAAACGATAACCTGGCTGCTGCTTACGAACCTAATGACCCCCGATATGCACGTACCTTTTTGCTAAGAAGCACGGCTACCACTACCTATAAAACAGTGTACGGCGAAAATACAGCCACCACGTGGATAAACCCGGCTTATAACCACAAAATGTATACTAACCCATCATTCAGGGCATTATATGGTGATAACTCAGGCTGGTGGATGAACATGCGTATTCTACGTTATGCCGATGTGGTCCTGATGTTTGCCGAGGCAGCCAATGAAAGTGGTAACACCGCAGGCGCCGTGACTGCGTTAAATAGTGTCCGGACAAGGGCGCGGGGCACCGCTGCCGCGACTGTATTGCCAAACATTACCAGTACAGACCCGGCTGTGGTGAGAGAAGCTATCCGCCATGAAAGAAGGATTGAGCTGGCTATGGAGCACGATCGCTTTTTTGATATTGTACGCTGGGGCATTTCACAATCCGCAATGAGCAGTGCCGGCAAAACAAATTTCCTGGCCAGCAGGGATAATTTACTACCTATACCGCAAACTCAAATAGACCTGAGTAAAGGCGTATTGACACAAAATCCTGGTTATTAA
- a CDS encoding SusC/RagA family TonB-linked outer membrane protein, producing the protein MKGIFTKTSVLIAFCCLLFITSVSAQTTTIKGVVTDGLARMSLPGASVIIKGTTTGTQTDVNGKYTINAPANAILVFTSIGYDKQEVSVNGQTEINVTLTSSTQQLNQVVVVGYGTQRKRDLTGAITSVKGEDIAKFTVTNPIAALQGSVAGLSVVNSGTPGAAPIVRIRGIASTNNADPLYVVDGLLQTNIDFLNPNDIETIDLLKDASSTAIYGLKGANGVIAITTKRAAKGKTSVNFQSNFGIQHVNNKIDVVDAAGFKKLYSAQLANLNAAPFDFTNYIANTDWQSLILRNAVINTDNLTVSNNNDKSTTIFNLGYSDQQGVVRYGDYKKYLVRLSEEIKINNNIKVGGSINGFKWQQDPTAVGLNAGIYAAPIAPVQAPGDDIYYTMPSFQRAQVGNPINAINRSRGNSINGGYRINGNVFAEIKFLKDFTFRSTFYTDLGFNNARSYNPLPFTVVNLGEGSNPTTTFTDKTVKTSVSQSANEYRSFQQDHILTYDKDLKGGHRLNIIAGFTTVQLSSTLLSGSRTDTTLNVPFNSNLWYLNIINANNPISNSGGGSLESQTGIFGRASYAYKSKYLVNATIRRDGSSRFAPQNRWGTFGSIGLGWVASEEDFFRNLAPGIDFLKFRAAFGKLGNQNAVQPNLYQQTLNSGITAVFGDNVYPAVTAAYRPDSNLHWEVVRGIDLGVELRTLHNRLNLEVGVYNKTTDGLLTTFTLPGAAGTQQAYFTNLGKLTNKGIEVNLGWNDRIGKDFSYRVNTNFSYNKNIVNSVGNTTAFQLLGNGGINVTETGNSVGYFYGYRQVGVYQSTADLTNQPHFANSLPGDIAYADINGDGVITTADRTYLGTPFPPYNYGLSVSLAYKNLDVLLAGQGVAGNKIWLQRRTANFAVLNYESNRLNAWTAPGTSNVEPILDNSRGNNYLFSSYYLEPGDYFRLRNIQVGYNLPTALNGKIGVQNIRIFVSGENIKTWTKATGYSPEPQIGSLLSGGADNGTYPVPAIYTVGLNVTF; encoded by the coding sequence ATGAAAGGAATTTTTACTAAAACTTCTGTTTTAATTGCTTTTTGCTGCCTATTATTTATTACATCAGTTTCCGCGCAAACCACGACTATAAAAGGTGTGGTTACCGATGGATTGGCCAGGATGAGTTTACCCGGCGCAAGTGTGATTATTAAAGGCACCACCACAGGCACACAAACAGACGTTAATGGAAAGTATACCATTAACGCGCCGGCCAATGCTATATTGGTATTCACCTCTATTGGTTACGATAAACAAGAGGTGTCGGTTAATGGCCAAACCGAGATCAATGTCACCTTAACTTCCTCAACACAACAACTAAACCAGGTGGTCGTGGTAGGTTATGGTACACAACGTAAGCGCGACCTTACCGGTGCCATTACCAGCGTTAAAGGCGAAGACATTGCTAAATTTACAGTTACCAACCCCATTGCCGCCTTGCAAGGTAGCGTAGCTGGCTTATCGGTGGTAAATTCGGGCACGCCTGGTGCCGCCCCTATAGTACGTATAAGAGGTATAGCCAGTACTAACAATGCTGACCCGTTGTATGTGGTTGATGGTTTATTGCAAACGAACATCGATTTCCTTAATCCAAATGATATTGAAACTATCGATTTGTTGAAGGATGCGTCATCTACAGCTATTTATGGCTTAAAAGGAGCTAACGGTGTTATTGCCATCACTACAAAACGTGCAGCTAAGGGTAAAACAAGCGTAAATTTCCAAAGTAATTTTGGTATACAGCATGTTAATAATAAAATTGATGTGGTAGATGCCGCCGGTTTTAAAAAGCTTTACAGTGCGCAGTTAGCCAACCTTAATGCCGCGCCATTTGACTTTACAAATTACATAGCCAATACCGATTGGCAAAGCCTTATTTTACGAAACGCCGTTATAAATACCGATAACTTAACCGTATCAAACAACAACGATAAAAGCACTACTATATTTAACTTGGGTTATAGCGACCAGCAAGGTGTTGTGAGATATGGCGATTATAAAAAATATCTTGTCCGTTTAAGCGAGGAGATTAAAATTAATAATAACATTAAGGTAGGGGGCAGCATTAATGGCTTTAAATGGCAGCAAGACCCAACGGCGGTTGGCCTTAATGCGGGTATCTATGCCGCGCCTATCGCGCCTGTGCAAGCGCCAGGCGATGATATTTATTATACCATGCCATCATTTCAGCGGGCACAGGTGGGTAACCCTATAAATGCTATCAACCGATCGCGCGGTAATTCAATTAATGGCGGCTATCGGATAAATGGTAATGTTTTTGCGGAGATCAAATTCTTAAAAGATTTTACTTTTAGATCAACATTTTATACCGATCTGGGCTTTAATAACGCCCGTAGCTATAATCCACTGCCTTTTACTGTTGTTAACTTAGGTGAAGGTAGCAATCCAACCACCACATTTACTGATAAAACGGTAAAAACGAGCGTTAGTCAAAGCGCTAACGAATACCGTAGCTTCCAGCAGGACCATATTTTAACTTATGATAAGGACCTTAAAGGCGGGCATAGGTTAAATATAATAGCGGGTTTTACAACCGTTCAGTTATCAAGCACCTTATTAAGCGGTTCACGTACAGATACTACACTTAATGTACCTTTTAACTCCAACCTTTGGTATTTAAATATTATTAACGCCAATAACCCCATCAGCAACAGCGGCGGTGGTAGTTTAGAAAGTCAAACCGGTATATTTGGTCGTGCAAGCTACGCTTACAAAAGTAAATACCTGGTAAATGCCACCATCAGAAGAGACGGCAGCTCGAGGTTCGCACCTCAAAACCGTTGGGGTACCTTTGGTAGTATAGGTTTAGGTTGGGTCGCCAGCGAAGAGGATTTCTTTAGAAACCTTGCACCCGGTATCGATTTCTTAAAATTCCGTGCCGCATTTGGTAAATTGGGTAACCAAAACGCGGTACAGCCAAATTTGTATCAGCAAACGCTCAACAGTGGTATTACAGCGGTATTTGGCGATAATGTTTACCCGGCAGTTACTGCCGCTTACCGGCCCGATTCAAACCTGCATTGGGAGGTTGTGAGGGGTATAGACCTCGGTGTGGAATTACGCACGCTGCATAACCGCTTAAATCTTGAAGTTGGCGTATACAACAAAACAACCGACGGACTCTTAACCACCTTTACCTTACCGGGTGCAGCAGGCACACAGCAGGCATATTTTACCAATTTGGGTAAATTAACCAACAAAGGTATTGAAGTAAACCTGGGTTGGAACGATAGGATCGGGAAAGATTTTAGCTATAGGGTTAATACCAACTTTAGCTATAATAAAAATATAGTGAACTCGGTGGGGAATACAACCGCCTTCCAGCTTTTGGGCAACGGCGGCATCAACGTTACCGAAACGGGTAATTCGGTAGGCTATTTTTATGGTTACAGACAAGTTGGTGTTTACCAATCAACAGCTGATTTAACTAACCAGCCACACTTTGCCAATTCCCTTCCCGGTGATATTGCTTACGCGGATATAAACGGTGATGGTGTAATAACTACGGCCGACAGGACTTACCTGGGTACGCCATTCCCGCCGTACAACTATGGATTAAGTGTATCACTTGCCTACAAAAATTTGGATGTATTATTAGCGGGCCAGGGCGTAGCAGGTAATAAAATATGGCTGCAACGCCGCACAGCTAACTTTGCCGTATTAAACTACGAAAGCAACAGGTTAAACGCCTGGACAGCGCCCGGCACCAGCAACGTTGAGCCAATATTAGACAACTCACGTGGCAACAACTACCTGTTCAGTTCGTATTACTTAGAGCCGGGCGATTATTTCCGCCTGCGCAACATACAGGTAGGCTATAATCTGCCAACAGCTTTAAACGGTAAAATTGGTGTTCAGAACATCAGGATATTTGTTAGCGGCGAAAATATTAAAACCTGGACGAAAGCTACAGGCTACTCGCCCGAACCGCAAATTGGGAGCTTGCTAAGCGGTGGGGCCGATAATGGCACTTATCCGGTTCCTGCTATTTACACCGTTGGTTTAAACGTAACTTTCTAA
- the bglX gene encoding beta-glucosidase BglX produces MKRAVTIWYLTALLATTAYAQGKKPVMTEQVKMNTFIAHLMAKMTVDEKIGQLNLVTGGEATTGAAVSTDVENKIKAGRVGGVFSLTTPAKVRKTQEMAVNYSRLHIPLIFGQDVIHGYKTSFPIPLALAASWDMELIKRTARVAATEASADGINWTFSPMVDIARDPRWGRIAEGSGEDAYLGSAIAKIMVQGYQGDDLKKNNTIMACVKHFALYGAAEAGRDYNTTDMSLNRMYNEYLPPYKAAVDAGAGSIMASFNDINGTPATANKWLLTDVLRKQWGFNGFVVSDYTGVSEMTAHGLGNLQHVSGLALKAGMNMDMVSEGFLTTLKKSLAEGKINITDINTACRLILEAKYKLGLFDDPYKYCSEERAKNEILTPDHLRLAREAATQTFVLLKNQNHTLPLKKAGTIAVIGPLGNTRSNMPGTWSVNADLAATPSLLEGLKTVAGDKANITYALGANLLSDATEQKNATMFGREIDRDSRPEQEVIGDAIRLAEKADVVVAALGEGSEMSGESSSRTSIDIPAVQQRLLAALLKTGKPVVLVLFTGRPLAIKWESDNVPAILNVWFGGTQAALAIADVLFGDVNPSGKLPVTFPQNVGQVPIYYSHKNTGRPLPDGHWFTKFRSNYLDVSNEPLYPFGFGLSYTTFTYSGIKLNSANLRPGGSITASVTVTNTGSVEGKETVQLYTRDMEGSITRPVKELKGFQKISLKPGEHKEVTFTITGNDLKFYDAHLKYVAEPGEFKIFVGPNSRNVKESHFTLLGR; encoded by the coding sequence ATGAAAAGAGCGGTAACGATTTGGTACTTGACAGCCCTGCTGGCAACAACTGCCTATGCGCAAGGTAAAAAGCCTGTAATGACCGAACAGGTCAAAATGAATACTTTTATTGCTCATCTGATGGCGAAAATGACGGTGGATGAAAAAATAGGCCAGCTAAACCTGGTTACCGGCGGCGAAGCCACTACCGGCGCAGCGGTTAGTACAGATGTGGAGAACAAAATAAAAGCAGGCCGGGTTGGGGGTGTGTTTAGCTTAACTACACCTGCCAAAGTGCGCAAAACACAGGAGATGGCAGTTAATTACAGCCGCTTGCATATCCCCCTTATTTTTGGCCAGGATGTGATACATGGCTATAAAACGTCTTTCCCTATTCCGCTTGCCCTGGCCGCAAGCTGGGATATGGAGTTAATTAAGCGTACGGCCCGTGTAGCGGCTACGGAAGCGAGCGCTGATGGAATTAACTGGACCTTCTCACCGATGGTTGATATTGCCCGGGACCCGCGCTGGGGACGTATAGCCGAAGGGAGTGGTGAAGACGCTTATCTGGGGTCGGCCATAGCTAAAATAATGGTACAAGGCTATCAGGGCGACGATCTGAAAAAAAACAACACCATTATGGCTTGTGTTAAACACTTTGCCTTATATGGCGCTGCCGAGGCGGGCCGTGATTATAACACCACCGACATGAGCCTGAACCGAATGTATAATGAATATTTACCACCTTACAAGGCAGCTGTAGATGCAGGCGCAGGCAGCATCATGGCATCATTTAACGACATTAACGGCACGCCGGCTACAGCCAATAAATGGCTGCTTACCGATGTTTTGCGCAAGCAGTGGGGCTTTAATGGTTTTGTAGTATCGGATTATACAGGCGTAAGCGAAATGACCGCGCATGGACTTGGAAATTTGCAGCACGTATCGGGCCTAGCATTAAAGGCAGGGATGAATATGGATATGGTGAGCGAAGGTTTTTTGACAACGCTTAAAAAATCATTAGCAGAAGGTAAAATTAATATAACTGATATCAATACGGCCTGCAGGTTAATCCTGGAGGCGAAATATAAATTAGGCCTGTTTGATGACCCCTATAAATATTGCAGCGAAGAGCGCGCTAAAAACGAAATATTAACACCCGATCACTTAAGGTTGGCACGCGAAGCCGCCACGCAGACATTTGTATTGCTGAAAAATCAAAACCATACGCTCCCCCTTAAAAAGGCCGGGACGATTGCCGTGATTGGCCCGCTGGGGAATACCCGGTCAAACATGCCCGGCACCTGGAGCGTAAATGCCGACTTAGCGGCTACGCCCTCGTTGTTAGAAGGTTTAAAAACCGTAGCCGGCGATAAGGCAAATATCACCTACGCTTTAGGTGCTAATTTGTTGAGTGATGCGACGGAGCAAAAAAATGCAACTATGTTTGGTCGCGAGATCGATAGAGATAGCCGTCCCGAACAAGAGGTGATTGGCGATGCGATAAGGCTTGCCGAAAAAGCTGATGTCGTGGTTGCTGCACTGGGCGAAGGGTCTGAAATGAGTGGCGAAAGCTCAAGCCGTACAAGTATTGATATCCCTGCTGTACAGCAACGTTTATTGGCCGCGTTGCTAAAAACAGGGAAGCCGGTGGTCTTGGTTTTATTTACCGGCCGCCCTTTGGCCATTAAATGGGAAAGCGACAACGTACCGGCTATACTTAATGTATGGTTTGGCGGCACACAAGCGGCTTTAGCCATAGCTGATGTTTTGTTTGGCGACGTAAACCCATCGGGTAAGCTACCTGTTACCTTCCCGCAAAACGTTGGGCAGGTGCCAATTTATTATAGCCACAAAAATACCGGCAGACCTTTGCCTGATGGTCACTGGTTTACCAAATTCCGATCAAATTATCTCGACGTGAGTAACGAGCCATTATATCCATTCGGTTTTGGATTAAGCTATACCACATTTACCTATAGTGGCATTAAATTAAATAGTGCTAACCTGAGACCCGGCGGCAGTATCACCGCAAGCGTTACCGTTACTAACACCGGCAGCGTAGAAGGCAAGGAAACCGTTCAACTATACACGCGCGACATGGAAGGTAGTATCACCCGCCCTGTAAAGGAGTTAAAAGGCTTCCAAAAGATCAGCCTCAAACCGGGTGAGCATAAAGAGGTAACCTTTACCATTACCGGGAATGATCTTAAGTTTTACGATGCTCATCTTAAATATGTTGCCGAACCAGGCGAGTTTAAAATATTTGTTGGCCCAAATTCACGCAATGTTAAAGAAAGTCACTTCACGCTATTAGGTCGTTGA
- a CDS encoding glucoamylase family protein, translating to MYITSIKRSAFFYLVAFVLLLFTGCKKNSAPADNSPLDASLSFTVNGQYNGTFIYNGLGTNPTVTITFSEAIDAATITAGVTLTNSGSPVALTTQLQNGNKTLVVTPQQALVSLTTYTLNVSNSIKTASGGRLVNPVAIQLSTALDDTDKFPRITDEELLTLVQKQTFKYFYDMGHPVSGLALERNTSGNTVTTGGSGFGIMALVTAVNRNFITRADGLARMQKIIAFLKTADRFHGAYPHWMDGATGKVIPFSTKDNGGDLVETSYLMAGLLTARQYFTGADAGETTLRNDINTLYNAVEWSWYRKDNSDVLYWHWSPNYAWDMSVPIRGWNECLITYVLAGASTTYPIPKSVYDAGWAQNGAMKNGNTYYGAQLPLGPANGGPLFLEHYSFLGINPKGLADAYANYETQTKAHTLINYNYCKANPKAYMGYGENCWGLTASDISGGYTASSPTNDVGVIAPTAAISSMPYTPTEAMQALKFFYYKIGNKTWGAYGFYDAFSLQQQWFATSTLAIDQGPIIVMIENYRTSLIWNLFMSCPEVKAGMKNFGFTSPNL from the coding sequence ATGTATATTACCAGTATAAAACGGTCGGCTTTTTTTTATTTAGTTGCATTTGTCCTGTTGCTTTTTACCGGATGTAAAAAAAACTCGGCACCCGCAGACAATAGCCCACTTGATGCCTCACTTTCATTTACCGTTAATGGCCAGTATAACGGCACCTTTATTTATAACGGGCTGGGTACCAATCCAACTGTTACCATTACTTTTTCTGAAGCAATTGATGCCGCTACGATCACCGCCGGGGTTACACTTACCAATAGCGGTAGCCCGGTAGCCCTGACCACGCAACTGCAAAATGGTAATAAAACGCTGGTTGTTACCCCCCAACAAGCGCTCGTGTCCTTAACTACGTATACGCTTAACGTTAGTAATAGCATTAAAACAGCATCAGGCGGTCGCCTGGTCAACCCGGTAGCTATCCAGCTAAGCACTGCTTTGGATGATACCGACAAATTCCCCCGCATTACCGATGAGGAATTGCTCACGCTGGTGCAAAAGCAAACCTTTAAGTATTTTTATGATATGGGGCACCCGGTAAGCGGCCTTGCTTTAGAGCGCAATACCTCGGGAAATACCGTAACCACCGGCGGTTCGGGCTTTGGCATCATGGCGCTGGTGACGGCTGTTAACCGTAATTTTATCACTCGTGCCGACGGTTTGGCCCGGATGCAGAAAATAATAGCCTTCCTTAAAACTGCCGATCGTTTTCATGGCGCATATCCACATTGGATGGACGGTGCGACAGGGAAAGTGATCCCTTTTAGTACTAAAGATAATGGCGGCGATTTGGTGGAAACATCGTACCTGATGGCTGGCTTGTTAACCGCCCGTCAATATTTCACAGGTGCTGACGCGGGAGAAACCACACTGCGCAATGATATCAATACTTTGTATAATGCGGTTGAATGGAGCTGGTACCGTAAGGATAATAGCGATGTACTTTACTGGCACTGGAGCCCAAATTATGCCTGGGACATGAGTGTGCCTATCCGCGGCTGGAACGAGTGTCTGATCACTTATGTGTTAGCCGGTGCTTCAACCACCTACCCAATTCCAAAATCGGTTTATGATGCCGGATGGGCGCAAAATGGCGCTATGAAGAATGGGAATACTTATTACGGCGCACAGTTACCTTTAGGCCCGGCAAATGGTGGTCCGTTGTTTCTTGAGCATTATTCGTTCCTTGGGATAAACCCCAAAGGCTTGGCTGATGCTTATGCTAATTACGAAACACAAACTAAAGCGCACACCCTTATTAATTATAACTATTGCAAAGCCAATCCAAAGGCATATATGGGTTATGGCGAAAATTGCTGGGGCTTAACGGCAAGCGATATATCGGGTGGTTATACCGCCAGTTCACCAACTAATGATGTGGGTGTTATTGCTCCTACGGCAGCGATTTCATCCATGCCGTATACGCCAACCGAAGCTATGCAGGCCCTCAAGTTCTTCTATTATAAAATAGGGAATAAAACCTGGGGTGCCTATGGCTTTTACGACGCTTTTTCGTTGCAGCAGCAATGGTTTGCCACATCAACCCTGGCTATTGACCAAGGGCCTATCATTGTTATGATAGAAAACTACCGGACCTCATTAATATGGAACCTGTTTATGAGTTGTCCCGAAGTTAAAGCCGGCATGAAGAACTTTGGCTTTACCAGCCCTAACTTGTAA
- a CDS encoding glucoamylase family protein, which yields MKFRHIKIMPAFLLVFCCACSQGQDARPAAALTIKKGLTDNQLLNLVEEKTFQYFWAGAESVSGLARERYHSDNDYAQHDKDVIATGASGFGMMAIVTGIERHFITRKAGVKRFEQQVSFLEKADRFHGAWPHWMFNTGQVKPFSKFDDGGDLVETAYLAQGMLCARQYLKKGNKAEKLLATRIDNLWKGIEWDWYRNGDKNVLYWHWSPNVGWKMNFAVAGYNECLIMYILAASSPTHGIPAAVYHEGWARNGGISTDIKPFGYPIKLKHNGAATSVGPLFWAQYSYLGLSPKGLTDRYADYWQENQNSTLINRAYCIANPKHFKGYGEDCWGLTASYSVKGYAGHSPGHDLGVISPTAALGSYCYTPGESMKVIRHLYEDLGDKVWGEYGFYDAFSETDNWYPKRYLGIDEGPIIIMIENGRTGLLWHLFMSSPEIKAGLRELDFKSPYLK from the coding sequence ATGAAATTCAGACACATCAAAATAATGCCGGCCTTTTTATTGGTTTTTTGCTGCGCCTGTTCACAGGGGCAGGATGCCAGGCCTGCAGCAGCGCTAACAATCAAAAAAGGTTTGACCGATAATCAATTATTGAACCTGGTGGAAGAGAAAACCTTTCAATATTTTTGGGCTGGTGCCGAATCTGTTTCGGGGCTGGCGCGCGAACGTTACCACTCGGATAATGATTATGCTCAGCACGATAAAGATGTGATAGCGACCGGTGCTTCAGGCTTTGGTATGATGGCCATAGTTACAGGCATCGAAAGGCATTTTATCACCCGTAAGGCGGGTGTTAAACGTTTTGAACAACAGGTTAGTTTTTTAGAAAAAGCCGATCGTTTCCATGGGGCGTGGCCGCATTGGATGTTCAATACAGGCCAGGTAAAGCCATTTAGCAAATTTGATGACGGCGGCGATTTGGTAGAGACTGCTTACCTGGCACAAGGTATGCTTTGTGCGCGCCAATATTTAAAAAAGGGCAATAAAGCCGAAAAATTACTGGCTACGCGGATTGATAATTTGTGGAAAGGTATTGAATGGGACTGGTACCGCAACGGTGATAAAAATGTGTTATACTGGCACTGGTCGCCCAACGTTGGCTGGAAAATGAATTTCGCAGTAGCCGGTTACAACGAATGCCTCATTATGTATATCCTGGCGGCCTCCTCACCAACCCATGGCATTCCTGCAGCAGTTTATCACGAGGGCTGGGCACGCAATGGCGGCATCAGCACAGACATTAAACCTTTTGGCTATCCAATTAAATTAAAGCATAATGGCGCTGCAACCAGTGTAGGCCCGCTATTTTGGGCGCAGTATTCCTACCTGGGCTTAAGCCCAAAAGGACTGACCGACCGATATGCCGACTACTGGCAGGAGAATCAAAATAGCACGCTCATCAACCGGGCTTATTGTATAGCTAATCCTAAACATTTCAAAGGCTACGGCGAAGATTGCTGGGGCCTGACAGCCAGCTATTCGGTAAAGGGTTACGCGGGGCATAGCCCGGGGCACGATCTGGGTGTGATATCACCAACAGCCGCCTTGGGCTCTTACTGCTACACACCAGGAGAATCGATGAAAGTGATCAGGCATTTATATGAAGACCTGGGCGATAAGGTTTGGGGCGAATACGGTTTTTATGATGCTTTTAGCGAAACTGACAACTGGTATCCAAAACGCTACCTAGGTATTGATGAAGGGCCGATTATAATTATGATAGAAAATGGCCGGACTGGTTTATTATGGCATTTGTTTATGAGCAGCCCGGAGATAAAAGCAGGATTAAGAGAACTGGATTTTAAAAGTCCCTATCTAAAATAA